GGAGTATCAAGAATGGCGTTCTCTACTGCATCATTTTTATGAACCTTTCCCAACGGTTGAACATTACGAAATTGTTTTTCATTACCCCAATGTTAAACCTGGAACAGCAGAACAGTTAACTTAATTAAAAATACTCTATTTCGCCAATTGACCGAGGAGTTCACGCTTTTGCCAATGCTACTCAAATAGATCAAGAATTACGAATAGTTTTCCCATGATCAATTTAAGGCTACTCCCAACCAGTAGCGATCGAGATCACAAAACTATATGATTTAGATCTCTTTACATTTATTTACAATTTGTTACATTTATTTACATAGATGAGAAACAAAGAAAAAATCAGAAATTTAGGAGATTAAACATGAAAGCTAACTATTCTTATGCCTCTGCTGTTTTCAACGCTGACTTCAACAACTTTGCACCCATCACAGCTAATCAAGCTTGGTCATTGTTCTTTACTCTAGGAAAAAATGATGCAGCATTGGGAGATAATCCAGAGGTTGGAAAGCTTTTCACTAATATAACGATCGCATCAGTTGTTACTTTCATGTTAGGAGCTTGTATTTTCACCTCCATCTAAAGCATTTTATTAGCGAATTCTTCCAAAATAAATCCCCGGTATGATTGAAATACCGGGGAAATTTTTTCATCAGCCAAACCTTAATCCAAAAATTAAAAATTACTTAATGTATTTGTTACCTGAGAGTTGCAGTCATAGTTAATTCCTCAAAATTTAGCAATTACGTGATGAAGACATCCATTTTTTGCTTGAATTTTTCTGAAGTAAACAAATAGGCTGTGGTACTACGGGTTCATAATCTAAACAATTAATTGCCTCTTCAGATAAAGCTTTACAGGGATGTACCGTACATTTCAAGCGATAATCTCCAGTAAAAAAAGCACAGTTAGTACAGGGAATTTGATGCAGTCGTTTTAATCTGATAATTCCATCATGTACCGCTAAACTAATTGCTAGGAAAAAGCCAACTAATACCAGCCAAATCAAAATCGGACAAAAGGGAATTACTGGAAAACAAACTGTTGTAGAAGTTGAATCAATCATTATAAATCAATTACAAGTTTACAAACTAACTTTGAAATTTGCCAAACTAGCAGTTCTATCTTGAGATAAGGATGGTAAATCCCAAAAATCAACTATTTGTTCGCAGACTTTTTGCGGGTGGAAATAGTGAAAGAAATAACGCCCTTGGGGACATTGCCAAATTCGATCGCCTGACTTTAACCAAGACTGCCATCCTTCCAATGTATAAGGGTCAACAATAATATCATCTGCGCTGCCACAAACTAACATCGGAACCGATACTTTGCTGGGTGAAAAACTAACTCTTCTAAACAAAGTGTGAGGAGATAAAGAAGTCATGAGATCCTGTTCTAATATTTGCAGAATATCTCTAATAACTCCCGGATGTTGATGTCCAAATAAGTTATTTACCATTTGATTTAACAGGACTTCACGGGAACAAGGAAGCTTTTGCAATTGGGCATAATAATGGCATTGCCAATCAACAGCAGGATAGGAACCGACGGAAAGAAGTGTGAGCGATCGCACTTTTTCTGGATGTTTATGTGCATAAAGTAATCCTAATAAACCGCTAGTACTATGTCCAATCAAATCTACTGGTTTAGTTTGATTCTTTAAATAATCATCTAGCAAATCTATTGCTATTTCTAAAGACATTGGTTCGTCGGGAGTTTGGCAATATTCCCATTGAGCGATCGCAACATGGTGAGATAAATGAATTAACAAAGGGCGATCGAATTGTTGTAGTGCTGGACTAACATTTAACCATAAAGCATTCGGTAATGAAGACATAAGACATTTCCTTTTTGTTGACAATTTTTCTGAATTTACCAAGTAAGAAAACCGGGTTTATTGGCAGAGTTTTGGCAAAAAACCCGGATTTTAATCTATAAGCCAAACTCCCGCTTCAGTTGAGATACCCAAGTTTTAACTCGGCTATCTGTTAAATCTGATTGATTATCTTCGTCGATCGCTAATCCCACAAACTTACCATTTTTGACTGCTTTCGACTCGTTAAAATCATATCCATCTGTAGACCAATAGCCAACGGTTTTACCGCCAAGGGAGGCAATTTTTTCCTCTAAAATCCCGATCGCATCTTGAAAGTTATCAGCATAACCAATTTGATCGCCAGCACCAAAATAGGCAACTTTCTTCCCATTAAAATCTATGTTTTCTAACTCATCAGAGAAGCCTTCCCAATCAGCTTGCAATTCTCCCACATTCCAGGTTGGGCAACCGATGATAATGCAGTCGTAATCATCAAAATCGCCAGCTTCACTACTAGAAATATCATGTAAATCAACTACGCCATCGCCACCCAATTCTTTTTGAATTAATTCAGCGATCGTTTCTGTATTTCCGGTTTGAGTTCCGTAAAATAAACCAACTTTTGCCATTTTCTTTCCTAGTTTAATTGAATGTTTCTGTCATCTCGGCAGAGCTAGAAACTATGCAGCATTTTTAATTGGCTGCTCATGAATGTATAACCAACTTTGAGGATTTGGTTTTGCAGAATTTTCTTGTTGCAACAATAGCTGATTGACATCTTCTGAAGCTGGCATTGTTTGACGACAAGAAGGACAATACCAGTACAAACCTTTTCGATCGATATGGCGCAATAGTTTTCCAGAACAGCAAGGACAGTTCATAATTAAAAAAGTGTGAGGAGGATCGGCTAAGAAGTAGACGAGTCAATAAATAACTCATCTATTGATTTTCAAAAGAAGTTAAACTTCTACAGAATTCAAAGCTTTTTCAACTCGCTTGAAATCAAATCCCATTGCTCTAAGTGCGTGCCACAAATGACCTTGCAAGAAGAAGAAAGCCAGGAAAAAGTGAGTATTTGCTAACCAAGCACGGGATGTATGATCGCCCAATGGTAAATTTACTGTATCGGCAAAGTACGGCGTAATTCCCATTTTTACTGTCAAGGTTGGGCCATAAAATTCTACTGGATAAGCTAGGGTATTTACGGCACAGAAATAAGCCGCTACAAAACCAGCCAAAGCAATACCACCTAACGAGTAAGAAAGAATCGCTTCACCGGAAAAGATTAACACTTTCTTTGCCCATTTCAATGGTGGAACTAAGATATGCCAAATCCCTCCAGCAATCAACATTACACCGACATAAATGTGACCGCCAACTAAGTCTTCTAAGTTATCAACGCTAGCAAAGTGAGTTTGATAACC
The sequence above is drawn from the Phormidium ambiguum IAM M-71 genome and encodes:
- a CDS encoding alpha/beta fold hydrolase yields the protein MSSLPNALWLNVSPALQQFDRPLLIHLSHHVAIAQWEYCQTPDEPMSLEIAIDLLDDYLKNQTKPVDLIGHSTSGLLGLLYAHKHPEKVRSLTLLSVGSYPAVDWQCHYYAQLQKLPCSREVLLNQMVNNLFGHQHPGVIRDILQILEQDLMTSLSPHTLFRRVSFSPSKVSVPMLVCGSADDIIVDPYTLEGWQSWLKSGDRIWQCPQGRYFFHYFHPQKVCEQIVDFWDLPSLSQDRTASLANFKVSL
- the fldA gene encoding flavodoxin FldA; this translates as MAKVGLFYGTQTGNTETIAELIQKELGGDGVVDLHDISSSEAGDFDDYDCIIIGCPTWNVGELQADWEGFSDELENIDFNGKKVAYFGAGDQIGYADNFQDAIGILEEKIASLGGKTVGYWSTDGYDFNESKAVKNGKFVGLAIDEDNQSDLTDSRVKTWVSQLKREFGL